The following proteins are encoded in a genomic region of Phycisphaera sp.:
- a CDS encoding MBL fold metallo-hydrolase has protein sequence MLPKPPPREPSLGFIYSPPYRIQGISIAGEATAIQVPELDVCFDMGACPRPMLASPICALSHGHMDHIGGLAYYLSQRQFQGMGTGTIVCDARIQGDLRQMLEGYVGLERQRTPYELVPLEDGQSHQLKPNHFLRGFHTEHTAPSMGYVAYEQRTKLKEEYVGLPQEKLVELKKRGEEITRSFEVPLVAYTGDTLPGSHLLRSDIRAARVVIAECTFFEKGHHKRSRIGMHMHIDDIVQWLPLLECQMLVLGHISRRTQLGDVRQALEERLDAEQLARVRVLMDHRANRQEYERIVAQSEEKQASNSQQPTEQA, from the coding sequence ATGTTGCCCAAGCCCCCTCCGCGTGAGCCCTCACTGGGATTCATCTACTCGCCGCCCTACCGCATCCAGGGCATCTCCATCGCCGGCGAGGCGACCGCCATCCAGGTGCCCGAGCTCGACGTGTGCTTCGACATGGGTGCCTGCCCACGGCCCATGCTCGCCAGCCCCATCTGCGCCCTCAGCCACGGCCACATGGACCACATCGGCGGGCTCGCGTACTACCTCAGCCAGCGGCAGTTCCAGGGCATGGGCACCGGCACGATCGTCTGCGACGCCCGCATCCAGGGCGACCTCCGGCAGATGCTTGAGGGCTACGTCGGCCTCGAACGCCAGCGCACGCCATACGAGCTCGTCCCGCTCGAAGACGGCCAGAGCCACCAACTCAAGCCCAATCACTTCCTCCGCGGCTTCCACACCGAGCACACGGCCCCCTCGATGGGCTATGTCGCCTACGAGCAGCGGACGAAGCTGAAGGAAGAGTACGTGGGCCTACCCCAGGAGAAGCTCGTCGAGCTCAAGAAGCGGGGCGAGGAGATCACCCGCAGCTTTGAGGTGCCCCTAGTGGCATACACAGGCGATACCCTACCAGGATCCCACCTGCTGCGGTCCGACATCCGGGCCGCCCGCGTGGTTATCGCCGAATGCACGTTCTTCGAGAAGGGCCACCACAAGCGTTCACGCATTGGCATGCACATGCACATCGACGACATCGTGCAGTGGTTACCCCTGCTCGAATGTCAGATGCTCGTCTTGGGCCACATCTCGCGCCGCACGCAATTGGGTGATGTCCGCCAAGCCCTCGAAGAACGCCTGGACGCCGAGCAGCTCGCGCGTGTACGCGTGCTGATGGACCACCGTGCGAACCGGCAGGAGTACGAACGCATCGTCGCGCAGTCGGAAGAAAAACAAGCAAGCAATTCTCAGCAGCCCACCGAGCAAGCCTGA
- a CDS encoding VTT domain-containing protein, translating to MTTPEQPESRAAEPVETQTGDKPKEGLFAFFKRLGPAGFLALAWTAMPPLGGFLLLAYIGDISDWLQAHQTEGIVLYAVIFMFSAGFGALPTYSQALLGGWAFGPVVGFLAAWAGFAGASIVGYTIARTVSRRRVERMIEENPKARAVRDALIGHGMLRTTAIVALLRVPPNSPFALTNLAMAASGVRLVPYVIGTALGMAPRTFAAVWLAAEGAKRGDNLVDLFKRDTLQIVIALAVTFAVLGVIGFIAKKALAKVTEAQPKPVDAVEPDQGS from the coding sequence ATGACGACGCCCGAACAGCCCGAGAGCCGAGCCGCGGAACCGGTTGAGACCCAAACCGGCGACAAGCCCAAGGAGGGTCTTTTCGCGTTCTTCAAGCGGCTGGGGCCGGCGGGGTTTCTTGCACTCGCGTGGACGGCGATGCCGCCACTTGGCGGGTTCCTGCTTCTCGCATACATCGGGGACATCTCGGATTGGTTGCAAGCGCATCAGACAGAGGGGATAGTGCTGTACGCGGTGATCTTTATGTTCAGCGCGGGGTTTGGGGCTCTGCCGACCTACTCGCAGGCGTTGCTGGGTGGATGGGCGTTCGGGCCCGTGGTGGGCTTCCTGGCGGCTTGGGCCGGATTCGCCGGGGCGTCGATCGTGGGCTACACCATCGCACGCACCGTGTCGCGACGGCGTGTTGAACGCATGATCGAGGAAAATCCCAAGGCGAGAGCCGTGCGCGATGCGCTCATAGGCCACGGCATGCTGCGAACGACGGCTATCGTGGCGCTCCTCCGCGTGCCACCGAACTCGCCCTTTGCGCTCACAAATCTGGCGATGGCGGCTTCGGGTGTCAGGCTCGTGCCGTATGTCATCGGGACGGCGCTCGGCATGGCCCCGCGTACGTTTGCCGCGGTGTGGCTCGCCGCCGAGGGCGCCAAGCGGGGCGACAATCTCGTGGACTTGTTCAAGCGCGACACGCTGCAGATCGTGATCGCACTAGCGGTCACGTTTGCCGTGCTCGGCGTAATCGGATTCATTGCCAAGAAGGCGCTGGCCAAGGTCACCGAGGCCCAGCCGAAGCCCGTCGATGCCGTCGAGCCCGATCAGGGAAGCTGA
- a CDS encoding sigma-70 family RNA polymerase sigma factor gives MLHSVTTDFIGRLRNNDEAAWFELWETFGPVVRTQLTRWGKGRIGVETVRDLSQETLAALSGSIDRYDPSRGARFSTWLLAIAKHVLGDEIDRRMAQKRGSGKKAVALDERWATMPSSVGADAEYEASVFRAKIEAALRAVEHEAEFVDFSIYRMRVLDGSTGRDVAAQLGVSEPTVSRRLAKVRDMVRLRSRAMVQQFSFTEDELDEAARNGLDLNPTKADDDLFDEAIAEIYHRQAELRQKDEQAALEG, from the coding sequence ATGCTGCATTCTGTCACCACAGACTTTATCGGGCGACTCAGAAACAACGACGAGGCCGCCTGGTTCGAGCTGTGGGAAACCTTCGGCCCGGTCGTTCGCACCCAGCTCACCCGCTGGGGCAAGGGCCGTATCGGCGTCGAGACCGTCCGCGACCTCTCCCAGGAGACCCTGGCCGCCCTGAGCGGCTCCATCGACCGCTACGACCCCAGCCGCGGGGCCCGGTTCAGCACGTGGCTGCTGGCCATCGCCAAGCACGTGCTGGGCGACGAGATCGACCGCCGCATGGCCCAGAAGCGGGGCTCGGGCAAGAAGGCCGTGGCCCTTGACGAACGCTGGGCCACCATGCCCTCGAGCGTCGGGGCCGACGCCGAGTATGAGGCCTCCGTCTTCCGGGCCAAGATCGAGGCCGCCCTGCGGGCCGTCGAGCACGAGGCCGAGTTTGTCGATTTTTCCATCTACCGCATGCGCGTCCTGGACGGATCCACCGGCCGCGACGTGGCCGCCCAGCTCGGTGTCAGCGAGCCGACCGTCAGCCGACGCCTGGCCAAGGTCCGAGACATGGTCCGCCTGCGATCCCGCGCGATGGTCCAGCAATTCAGCTTCACAGAGGACGAATTGGACGAAGCCGCGCGAAACGGGCTCGACCTCAATCCGACAAAGGCTGACGACGACCTGTTCGACGAGGCCATCGCCGAGATCTACCACCGGCAGGCCGAGCTCCGCCAGAAGGACGAACAGGCGGCGTTAGAAGGCTGA
- a CDS encoding proline dehydrogenase family protein has protein sequence MAIFSRKQSRPTPPVTSPNLAARPMGAQGYATPENGVAGDPINPAIATIGRDMLGRARKHKAGLLSKSFYSDKLMDWSMRDHGFKVEMFRFVDTFPVLTTPEMVHEHLIDYLDQDHVTMPAGMDLGLKAGSLAKGLMTKTISGQIEGMGKKFIAGTDARSALPGLKKLWENGIAFSVDLLGEACVSDEEADAYRAKYLDLIENLPEDVSGWKKNDRLERDHLGGIPRTNVSIKISSLSAKADPIDTEGAIQDLMTRLVPILESARDRGVFVNFDMEHFALKDLTLELFFRCCEAVDFQAGLAMQAYLKSGVADAQRVSEWAQRTGRIVTVRLVKGAYWDSETIHAEQEGWPCPVWNAKWQTDQCFEDMCKVFLDHCPVAPEASGMGPTHLDSGSGGVKLALGSHNVRSIAAALAYADSKGLPRAATELQMLHGMADQLKHAASDMGLRIREYVPVGEMIPGMAYLVRRLLENTSNESWLKAGFLDEADEKVLLARPAPRAGDPTAIDDLYKMAAERHHLSNADPLVGDGKAFTTAQLHDFSRKNVRDRFARAVQVASVPSVANDHTPEQASDMVRQAEAAFPAWRDADPRKRAAVLTRAAQTMRERRDELSGIIIKENGKDWRNADGDVAEAIDFCEYYARQAVSLFDRHRLGRFIGELDETWYQPRGVAVVISPWNFPLAIACGMTTAALVTGNTVILKPAEQTPAIASILFDILYGALCEEVGLKLGSEVLHFCPAPGETTGAALVRDPRVAILCFTGSKAVGLDIIKAAGVTPEEQQHVKKVVCEMGGKNAIIVDSSADLDEAVLGVRLSAFGFQGQKCSAASRCIVVDPQGPQGEHTQTFIRRLVASTASLIIGDPTKPGTDVGPVIDDEAATNIRRHIDTAKQEGLKLELAMQAPDGLEQSVGKPYVGPHIFSGVTPDNALARQEVFGPVLAIMHASSYDEALKIANNHPYKLTGGVFTRKPTHIEKAKQDFRVGNLYINRGTTGALVARQPFGGFGMSGVGSKAGGADYLLQFVEPRASCENTMRRGFAPEL, from the coding sequence ATGGCCATCTTCAGCCGCAAGCAAAGCCGCCCCACCCCGCCGGTTACCAGCCCCAACCTCGCCGCCCGGCCCATGGGCGCACAGGGTTACGCCACGCCAGAGAACGGCGTCGCCGGCGACCCGATCAACCCGGCCATTGCCACCATCGGGCGAGACATGCTCGGGCGTGCTCGCAAGCACAAGGCCGGGCTCTTGAGCAAGTCGTTCTATTCCGACAAGCTCATGGACTGGTCGATGCGTGACCACGGCTTCAAGGTCGAGATGTTCCGCTTCGTGGACACCTTCCCCGTGCTGACCACGCCGGAGATGGTGCACGAGCACCTGATCGATTACCTCGACCAGGACCACGTCACCATGCCAGCCGGCATGGACCTGGGGCTGAAGGCCGGCAGCCTGGCCAAGGGCCTGATGACCAAGACGATCTCGGGCCAGATCGAGGGCATGGGCAAGAAGTTCATCGCCGGCACCGACGCCAGGAGCGCCCTGCCCGGCCTGAAGAAGCTCTGGGAGAACGGCATCGCCTTTAGCGTGGACCTCCTCGGCGAGGCCTGCGTGAGCGACGAGGAGGCCGACGCGTACAGGGCCAAGTACCTCGACCTCATCGAGAACCTACCCGAGGACGTGTCGGGCTGGAAGAAGAACGACCGCCTGGAGCGTGACCACCTGGGCGGCATCCCGCGCACCAACGTCTCGATCAAGATCAGCAGCCTGAGCGCCAAGGCCGACCCCATCGACACCGAAGGGGCCATCCAGGACCTGATGACCCGCCTGGTGCCCATCCTCGAATCCGCCCGCGATCGCGGCGTCTTCGTCAACTTCGACATGGAGCACTTTGCTCTGAAGGACCTGACCCTCGAGCTGTTCTTCCGCTGCTGCGAAGCCGTCGACTTCCAGGCGGGCCTTGCGATGCAGGCGTACCTCAAGAGCGGCGTGGCCGACGCGCAGCGCGTCAGCGAGTGGGCCCAGCGCACCGGCCGCATCGTGACGGTCCGCCTCGTGAAGGGTGCTTACTGGGACAGCGAGACCATCCACGCCGAGCAGGAGGGCTGGCCGTGCCCGGTCTGGAACGCCAAGTGGCAGACCGACCAGTGCTTCGAGGACATGTGCAAGGTGTTCCTGGACCACTGCCCGGTGGCGCCCGAAGCCAGCGGCATGGGCCCGACGCACCTGGACAGCGGCTCGGGCGGCGTGAAGCTAGCGCTGGGCAGCCACAACGTCCGCTCGATCGCCGCCGCGCTCGCGTATGCCGACAGCAAGGGCCTGCCCCGCGCTGCCACCGAGCTGCAGATGCTCCACGGCATGGCCGACCAGCTCAAACACGCCGCCAGCGACATGGGCCTGCGCATCCGCGAGTACGTGCCCGTGGGCGAGATGATCCCCGGCATGGCCTACCTCGTCCGCCGCCTGCTCGAGAACACCAGCAACGAGAGCTGGCTCAAGGCCGGCTTCCTCGACGAGGCCGACGAGAAGGTGCTGCTGGCCCGCCCCGCCCCCCGCGCGGGCGACCCCACCGCCATCGACGACCTCTACAAGATGGCCGCCGAGCGCCACCACCTGAGCAACGCCGACCCATTGGTCGGCGACGGCAAGGCCTTCACCACCGCGCAACTGCACGACTTCTCCCGCAAGAACGTCCGCGACCGCTTCGCCAGGGCCGTGCAAGTTGCCAGTGTGCCCAGCGTCGCCAACGACCACACGCCCGAGCAAGCGAGTGACATGGTGCGCCAGGCCGAGGCCGCCTTCCCTGCTTGGCGCGACGCCGACCCGCGCAAGCGCGCCGCCGTCCTCACCCGCGCGGCCCAAACCATGCGCGAGCGTCGCGACGAACTCTCGGGCATCATCATCAAAGAAAACGGCAAGGACTGGCGCAACGCCGACGGCGACGTGGCCGAGGCCATCGACTTCTGCGAGTACTACGCCCGTCAGGCCGTCTCGCTCTTCGACCGCCACCGCCTGGGCCGCTTCATCGGCGAGCTCGACGAGACTTGGTACCAGCCCCGCGGCGTCGCCGTGGTCATCAGCCCGTGGAACTTCCCCCTGGCCATCGCCTGCGGCATGACCACCGCCGCGCTGGTCACGGGAAACACGGTGATCCTCAAGCCCGCCGAGCAGACACCCGCGATCGCGAGCATCCTGTTTGATATTCTGTACGGCGCCCTTTGCGAAGAAGTCGGACTGAAGCTCGGTTCAGAAGTTCTGCACTTCTGCCCCGCTCCGGGCGAGACCACCGGCGCCGCCCTCGTCCGCGACCCGCGCGTGGCCATCCTCTGCTTCACCGGCAGCAAGGCCGTGGGGCTCGACATCATCAAGGCAGCCGGCGTCACACCCGAGGAGCAGCAGCACGTCAAGAAGGTCGTCTGCGAGATGGGCGGCAAGAACGCCATCATCGTCGATAGCAGCGCCGACCTCGACGAGGCCGTGCTCGGCGTGCGCCTGAGCGCCTTCGGCTTCCAGGGCCAGAAGTGCAGCGCCGCCAGCCGCTGCATCGTCGTCGATCCGCAAGGACCCCAGGGCGAGCACACCCAGACCTTCATCCGCCGCCTCGTCGCCAGCACCGCCTCGCTGATCATCGGCGACCCAACCAAGCCCGGCACCGACGTGGGCCCGGTCATCGACGACGAAGCCGCGACCAACATCCGCCGCCATATCGACACGGCCAAGCAGGAAGGCCTGAAGCTCGAACTGGCGATGCAAGCCCCCGACGGTCTCGAGCAGTCGGTCGGCAAGCCCTACGTCGGCCCCCACATCTTCAGCGGCGTCACGCCCGACAACGCCCTCGCCCGCCAGGAGGTCTTCGGCCCCGTGCTCGCCATCATGCACGCGAGCAGCTACGACGAGGCGCTGAAGATTGCCAACAACCACCCCTACAAGCTCACCGGCGGCGTCTTCACCCGCAAGCCAACGCACATCGAGAAGGCCAAGCAAGACTTCCGCGTGGGCAACCTCTATATCAACCGCGGCACCACCGGCGCCCTCGTCGCCCGCCAGCCCTTCGGCGGCTTCGGCATGTCGGGCGTGGGCAGCAAGGCCGGCGGGGCCGACTACCTGCTCCAGTTCGTCGAGCCCCGCGCAAGCTGCGAGAACACCATGCGCCGCGGCTTCGCGCCCGAGCTCTAA
- the ribF gene encoding riboflavin biosynthesis protein RibF: MPSAHEQTEPDPNALAVITIGVFDGVHVGHRALVKRARELADAREGGVNVLVMAFDPSPRAVLAPGSEPPRLTTFEQRADLLLEAGADEVMRLEPSPELLGLTPERFVDEVLVPLDPIGVVEGPDFRFGAKRAGDVSTLGRLGRDRGFSVEVVGPVEVDLCDQSVVAASSSRVRWLLERGRVADAGRVLGRAYEMAGLVAKGDQRGRTIGFPTANLEYETMPLGDGVYACVATLEDGRTIPAAVNVGERPTFDGVERRVEAHLIGFTPDGGMPEYGWSLRLAFVSRLRDQVRFGGVGALTTQLSRDVARAIEVLSTTAPAWSREEMNA; this comes from the coding sequence GTGCCAAGTGCCCACGAACAGACCGAACCCGACCCGAATGCCCTAGCCGTGATCACGATTGGGGTATTCGATGGTGTGCATGTGGGTCACCGAGCGCTTGTCAAGCGGGCGCGCGAGCTGGCCGACGCCCGCGAAGGCGGTGTGAATGTGCTGGTGATGGCGTTCGATCCCTCGCCGCGGGCGGTGCTGGCCCCCGGGAGCGAGCCGCCGCGGCTGACGACGTTCGAGCAGCGGGCGGACCTGCTGCTGGAGGCCGGGGCCGACGAGGTGATGCGGCTCGAACCATCTCCGGAGCTGCTGGGGTTGACGCCCGAGCGGTTCGTCGACGAGGTGCTGGTCCCGCTGGATCCCATCGGGGTGGTTGAAGGCCCGGACTTCCGGTTTGGGGCCAAACGGGCCGGGGATGTCTCGACGCTGGGACGGCTCGGGCGCGACCGCGGCTTCTCGGTGGAGGTCGTCGGGCCGGTTGAGGTCGACCTGTGCGATCAGAGCGTCGTTGCGGCCAGCAGCAGCCGGGTGCGGTGGCTGCTGGAGCGCGGGCGGGTGGCCGATGCCGGGCGTGTGCTGGGGCGGGCGTACGAGATGGCGGGCCTAGTGGCAAAGGGCGATCAGCGCGGGCGGACCATTGGCTTCCCGACGGCGAATCTGGAATACGAGACGATGCCGCTCGGCGACGGCGTGTACGCGTGCGTTGCGACACTGGAAGACGGGCGCACGATCCCCGCGGCGGTGAACGTGGGCGAGCGACCGACCTTCGATGGTGTCGAGCGGCGGGTCGAAGCGCACCTGATCGGGTTCACGCCCGATGGTGGCATGCCCGAGTATGGCTGGTCATTGCGGCTGGCGTTCGTGTCGCGGCTGCGCGACCAGGTCCGGTTTGGTGGCGTTGGGGCGCTGACCACCCAGCTCTCGCGCGACGTGGCGCGGGCGATCGAGGTTTTGAGCACGACGGCACCCGCGTGGAGCCGCGAGGAAATGAACGCATGA
- a CDS encoding DHH family phosphoesterase, whose protein sequence is MTNATETAVYESTVSPGELVEWIQGAGRLLLITHARPDGDAVGSTLAIARAAKLAGVETSLAYAGELPPWMGDILGETEWVHLDAGDPPPAFDKVLVCDTGAWSQLEPYKPWIAGKADVVAVLDHHRSGSPDVAERRVVDSDAAAACEIAAEVCTLLLGMESPANLPLDIAEPLMLGLGTDTGWFRHPSVTPHVLRLAADLVQAGAQHPRLVKMTMLSDPIQRLKLMSKALGSLSLHENVVGVGGVAVVKVSAEDISSIGASVGMTSGFADPALSVRAVSVAIVLVELPPEGDGKQRVKISMRSKIDGPDVAKIAGAFGGGGHIRAAGARSDLSLDETEKKLLELIAQSKSE, encoded by the coding sequence ATGACCAACGCGACGGAGACAGCCGTGTACGAATCGACCGTGAGCCCGGGCGAGTTGGTCGAGTGGATCCAGGGCGCGGGACGATTGCTGCTCATCACGCACGCGCGGCCCGATGGCGACGCGGTAGGCAGCACGCTGGCGATCGCCCGGGCGGCGAAGCTGGCTGGTGTTGAAACGTCCCTGGCGTACGCGGGCGAGTTGCCGCCATGGATGGGCGACATTCTGGGCGAGACCGAATGGGTGCATCTCGACGCGGGCGATCCGCCGCCGGCGTTCGACAAGGTGCTGGTGTGCGACACCGGCGCGTGGAGCCAGCTCGAGCCGTACAAGCCCTGGATCGCGGGCAAGGCCGACGTGGTTGCCGTGCTCGACCACCACCGGAGCGGGTCGCCCGACGTGGCCGAGCGGCGCGTGGTCGATAGCGACGCGGCGGCGGCGTGCGAGATTGCCGCCGAGGTGTGCACGCTGCTGCTCGGGATGGAGAGCCCCGCGAACCTGCCCCTGGACATCGCCGAGCCGCTGATGCTGGGGCTGGGCACCGACACGGGGTGGTTCCGCCACCCGAGCGTGACGCCGCACGTGTTGCGGCTGGCGGCCGACTTGGTGCAGGCCGGGGCCCAGCATCCGAGGCTTGTGAAGATGACGATGCTGAGCGACCCGATCCAACGCCTCAAGCTGATGTCCAAGGCGCTCGGCTCGCTGAGCTTGCACGAGAATGTTGTTGGTGTGGGGGGCGTGGCGGTGGTGAAGGTGTCCGCCGAGGACATCTCGAGCATCGGCGCGAGTGTGGGCATGACCAGCGGCTTCGCCGACCCGGCGCTGAGTGTGCGGGCCGTGAGCGTGGCGATCGTGCTGGTGGAGCTGCCGCCCGAGGGCGATGGCAAGCAACGCGTGAAGATCAGCATGCGCAGCAAGATCGATGGGCCCGACGTGGCGAAGATCGCCGGCGCGTTCGGCGGGGGCGGGCACATCCGTGCGGCGGGGGCGCGCAGTGATCTGAGCCTGGACGAGACGGAGAAGAAGCTGCTCGAATTGATCGCCCAGAGCAAGAGCGAATGA
- a CDS encoding immunity 53 family protein, translating into MPDMHEEIPILSKLMRWYYSNCDEEWEHSCGVKIDTLDNPGWWVKVSLEGTSIDPKSIEPRKIYRDEHDWFECEVLNDPNMGGLGRHHMNLCFSGMGGPHNLSEIIEYFLRHVGV; encoded by the coding sequence ATGCCTGATATGCATGAAGAGATACCAATCCTCTCAAAGCTCATGCGCTGGTATTATTCCAACTGTGACGAGGAGTGGGAGCATTCATGTGGCGTGAAGATCGATACCCTTGACAACCCGGGCTGGTGGGTGAAGGTCAGTCTCGAAGGCACAAGCATCGATCCTAAGTCAATTGAGCCGCGGAAAATCTACCGTGATGAGCATGACTGGTTTGAGTGCGAAGTCTTGAATGATCCAAACATGGGTGGGCTTGGGCGTCACCATATGAACTTGTGTTTTAGTGGTATGGGCGGCCCGCACAACCTATCCGAGATCATCGAGTATTTTCTTCGTCACGTTGGGGTCTGA
- a CDS encoding PhoPQ-activated pathogenicity-related family protein, which translates to MMSSTCVQFAVVVGVLVAGITPARAQPASVIKRGGSSLDRYTAERDDAFSWTVVKQYDARDGMTGFAIDLTSQKWRGLPGGGGETSHPLWTHMMQVVVPDEVEHDTALLLIGGGRRQDGPPARLQRELWMIAQATGTIVVAVPNVPNQPLALPDGDGTLGEGRYEDDLLAESWMLARRTGDDGWVIHQAMVESAVAAMDAVQAFARTEAGGGHEIGGFVVSGGSKRGWTTWLTAAVDGRVRAIIPMVIDVLNLPATMRHHFGAYGFFAPAIGDYAGRNLMQELDTPEGMKLRRIVDPYLFRDRLDMPKFLLNVSGDQYFLPDTTKYYLDDLPGLTRLRVVPNWDHAVDRNADAIFSAIGFYDSFLNQVVMPGLDVEVVRESDEAVEWLLTVNVEDERVRLRRLVLWQGTNPDARDFRQEVIGKPFQMITLEAGEDGRYRIRVEKPESGYTAFFVEHRYEVEGQDLPLVFTTQVRVIPDVLEHEIDAVEPADP; encoded by the coding sequence ATGATGAGCTCAACATGTGTGCAGTTTGCTGTCGTCGTTGGTGTACTCGTTGCCGGCATCACGCCCGCTCGGGCCCAGCCGGCCAGCGTCATCAAACGCGGCGGTTCGTCCCTCGACCGATACACGGCCGAGCGTGATGACGCGTTCTCGTGGACCGTGGTGAAGCAATACGACGCACGCGACGGGATGACGGGGTTCGCGATCGACCTGACAAGCCAGAAGTGGCGGGGCTTGCCCGGCGGTGGGGGCGAGACGAGCCACCCGCTGTGGACGCACATGATGCAGGTGGTCGTGCCCGACGAGGTGGAACACGATACGGCGCTGCTTTTGATCGGCGGCGGACGCCGGCAGGATGGCCCGCCGGCCCGTTTGCAGCGCGAGTTATGGATGATTGCGCAGGCCACGGGAACGATCGTCGTGGCGGTGCCCAATGTGCCCAACCAGCCGCTTGCGCTGCCCGACGGGGATGGCACCCTCGGTGAAGGCCGGTACGAAGACGACCTGCTGGCCGAGAGTTGGATGCTCGCCAGACGCACCGGGGATGACGGCTGGGTGATCCACCAGGCGATGGTCGAGTCGGCGGTGGCTGCGATGGACGCCGTGCAGGCGTTCGCCAGGACCGAAGCGGGCGGTGGGCATGAGATTGGTGGGTTTGTCGTTTCGGGTGGCAGCAAGCGAGGCTGGACCACGTGGCTGACCGCGGCGGTCGACGGCCGCGTGCGCGCGATCATCCCCATGGTCATCGACGTGCTGAACCTGCCGGCGACGATGCGGCACCACTTCGGTGCGTACGGCTTCTTCGCGCCGGCAATCGGGGACTACGCCGGGCGGAACCTGATGCAGGAACTCGACACGCCCGAGGGCATGAAGCTGCGGCGGATTGTCGATCCGTACCTCTTCCGAGACCGGCTCGACATGCCCAAGTTCCTGCTGAACGTCTCGGGCGATCAGTACTTCCTGCCCGATACGACGAAGTACTACCTTGATGATCTGCCGGGCCTCACGCGCCTGCGCGTTGTTCCGAACTGGGATCACGCGGTGGATCGCAACGCCGACGCGATCTTCTCGGCGATCGGGTTTTATGACTCGTTTCTCAACCAAGTTGTGATGCCCGGGCTTGATGTTGAAGTCGTCCGGGAGAGTGACGAAGCGGTCGAGTGGCTCCTCACAGTCAACGTCGAAGACGAGCGTGTCCGGCTCCGGCGGTTGGTGTTGTGGCAGGGGACGAACCCAGACGCGCGAGACTTTCGCCAGGAAGTCATCGGTAAGCCGTTCCAGATGATCACGCTGGAAGCCGGGGAAGATGGGCGGTACCGCATTCGCGTCGAGAAGCCCGAGAGCGGGTATACGGCGTTCTTTGTCGAGCATCGGTACGAGGTCGAGGGTCAGGATCTGCCGCTGGTCTTCACGACACAGGTTCGGGTGATTCCGGACGTGCTGGAGCACGAGATAGATGCCGTCGAGCCGGCAGATCCGTAG